In Plasmodium gaboni strain SY75 chromosome 11, whole genome shotgun sequence, the following proteins share a genomic window:
- a CDS encoding putative DNA-directed RNA polymerase I subunit RPA2, which produces MAEEINRNVKRGSELINYNKVDKSCLKNINLQITDGEIKLHLKIIEALYPNMKLKVDKLINGSYNIFTKFLVQSHIDDFNSFINVYIKNIAENIPIMEFSPQQNNYSLLNMNKNNSESVKFFVSDIQIKNPMIKNEKGEYRADYPYLCKLSARTYEGELLIKINRQYKDEIASTTICAGHIPIMIMSNLCNLSNLNKKELAQKGEDQSLLGGFFVVSGRLKVIRYVIHPKYNTLLLNADNKIHINCLLNDNTVVINFLTLTRNNSYVYGFRFQNAVCSLPFHLLLMILSPIKKKSYIFNKIKLGVENENAIKYIELFINSIFLKNTFNEKELFEKYNLTYLGRIAYLRRGIFKYNLNCYEKKAKDILKYCVLPHIKNNSEKFETMCFMFKKLIYSNFKLITPINKDSLENHAVTTCSNLLANLLKDQVMNSLCRLYIRYTRSFFKYFETKYNTFKLSVKQIYLRYKMFVLEEMQEDHLNQISLYESSENINDSSYQDNNDYKNESKKKLKSIFINEKEKLFKSVENYFKELYNDNYMFLENCKSFSNTSSAILFFFKTGNISSENLHYQQKSGWVIAADEINNLRLITNFRAIHRGTFFQDVKVLTPRKLLGESWGFICPVHTPDGTPCGLLNHLAQYCHVHNLSSNEAHKLNIKLYLKKIGINVNLDDTSGIHTIYDDENIPIIVDSIPITYIGEKDFNRTVYKLKYAKNNNLFNLKSYFEINAYLNEPLIMNSIIINTFPGRLIRPLFNLKTKDIEFISPSYQPYISVAINNEDVKKNNLARKLLKKKEQVVNSIKIDKNPCSIKQKFLYHQNRENLLCKLKKESKDGSNKYYKNKIDSKLLKVLDQKKNNDSDTNTDNYVSSSEYDTDSDYDYDYDSNCDSKYNSNFDSKSDNISGSDNNMSTTTYVDSDENINIDMYEQIPQKFEYMELKETSFLSFLASLTPFSDHNQSPRNIYQCQMLKQTMGIQSLNNVYTFTNKIYRMITPQVPLVVTRDYEFYGVDNFPSGTNAVVAILAYTGYDMEDALIINKASADRGIFRTHIYKTEFIDLQKVGESSNFVFGNNIRYLNNNKNNNKNMAYENKGKFLNKDGLPCVQQKITEGSPLYSYINKSNELTTYESFRNHGEYYVDFVSIGKNSSNQVAVVKLRSTRQPQVGDKFASRHGQKGVVSRLFPQEDMPFAESGIVPDIIFNPHGIPSRMTIGMLIESICGKAASLYGKRIDATPFRKYTQQKSFNNPWIDNCGIKGFLEKNDTLKSDLDPCQEEKDKKKKKNNNNNKIKNNKYNNSNDSDDNTNNCNDKRDEEEKKGTITYDEKIDYFAKLLLNKGYDYYGTELLYSGIYGVPLQAHIFIGVIYYQRLRHMAYDKAQVRRTGPVCNLTHQPLKGKRKHGGIRVGEMERDGIISHGCSFVINERFLMSSDGHECFVCPKCGLILSPIMQFNTTGKIMKGRSIGGRSKMAVCKSCDVSCKIVIIPYVIRYLLNELICLNVTIRLNMKSVENVFDMK; this is translated from the exons atggCAGAGGAGATAAATAGAAATGTTAAGAGAGGGTCCGAATTgattaattataataaagtAGATAAAAGttgtttaaaaaatatcaaCCTACAAATTACGGATGGAGAAATAAAGttacatttaaaaattattgaaGCTTTATATCCTAATATGAAATTAAAAGTtgataaattaataaatggaagttataatatttttaccAAATTCTTAGTACAATCACATATAGATGATTTTAACTCCTttataaatgtttatataaaaaatattgcTGAGAATATACCAATAATGGAATTTTCACCTCAGcaaaataattattctcttttaaatatgaataagAACAATTCTGAATCAGTAAAATTTTTCGTAAGTgatatacaaataaaaaatccaatgataaaaaatgaaaaaggGGAGTATAGAGCAGATTATCCTTATTTATGTAAACTATCTGCTAGAACATATGAAGGAGAATtacttataaaaattaatagaCAATATAAAGATGAAATAGCTAGTACAACAATATGTGCTGGACATATTCCAATTATGATTATGTCCAATTTATGTAATTTAAgtaatttaaataaaaaagaattagCTCAAAAAGGAGAAGACCAAAGCTTATTAGGTGGTTTTTTTGTAGTATCTGGAAGATTAAAAGTAATAAGATATGTAATTCATCcgaaatataatacattattACTAAATGCTGATAATAagatacatataaattgtttattaaatgataatacagtcgtaattaattttttaacaCTAACTAGAAATAATTCATATGTTTATGGATTCAGATTCCAAAATGCAGTATGTTCTCTTCcatttcatttattattaatgaTTTTAAGTCcaataaaaaagaaaagttatatttttaataaaattaaacTAGGAGtagaaaatgaaaatgcaattaaatatatagaactttttattaattctatatttctaaaaaatacatttaatgaaaaggaactttttgaaaaatataatttaacTTACTTAGGTAGGATTGCTTATTTAAGGAGAGgtatttttaaatataatttaaattgctatgaaaaaaaagcaaaagatattttaaaatattgtGTATTACCgcatataaaaaataattctgAAAAATTTGAAACCATGTGttttatgtttaaaaaattaatcTATAGTAATTTCAAATTAATTACTCCCATAAATAAAGATTCTTTAGAAAATCATGCTGTAACTACATGTAGTAATTTATTAGCAAATTTGTTGAAAGATCAAGTAATGAATTCTTTATGTCGTTTGTACATTAGATATACAAgatcattttttaaatattttgaaacGAAATATAACACATTCAAATTAAGTgtaaaacaaatatatttgagATACAAAATGTTTGTATTAGAGGAAATGCAAGAAGACCACTTAAACCAAATATCTTTGTATGAATCTTCTGAAAATATCAATGATTCTAGTTATCAAG ATAATAACGATTATAAAAACGAatccaaaaaaaaactCAAATCCATTTTcataaatgaaaaagaaaaattgTTCAAGAGCGTCGAGAATTATTTcaaagaattatataatgataattatatgtttttagAAAATTGTAAAAGTTTTTCAAATACTTCATCAgctattttatttttcttcaaaACTGGAAATATCTCCTCAGAAAATTTACATTATCAACAAAAAAGTGGTTGGGTAATAGCAGCAGatgaaattaataatttaagaTTAATAACCAATTTTAGAGCTATACACAGAGGAACCTTTTTTCAAGATGTTAAAGTATTAACTCCAAGAAAATTATTAGGAGAATCATGGGGATTTATATGCCCTGTACATACTCCTGACGGTACCCCATGTGGTTTATTAAATCATTTGGCTCAATATTGCCATGTTCATAATTTATCTAGTAATGAAGCACATAAACTCAATATAAAATTGTatcttaaaaaaatagGTATAAATGTTAATTTAGATGATACTAGTGGTATACATACAatatatgatgatgaaaacATTCCAATTATTGTTGATTCAATACCCATTACATATATAGGCGAAAAAGATTTTAATAGAACAGTCTATAAATTGAAATATGCAAAAAACAATAATTTGTTTAATTTAAAATCGTATTTTGAAATTAATGCTTATTTAAATGAACCTTTAATTATGAACAgcataattattaatacatttCCAGGAAGACTAATACGACCTTTATTTAATTTGAAAACTAAAGACATTGAATTTATTTCACCATCTTATCAACCATATATATCTGTAGCTATAAACAATGAAgatgttaaaaaaaataatttagCTAGAAaacttttaaaaaaaaaagaacaagTTGTTAATTCGATAAAAATAGATAAAAACCCTTGTAGTATAAAGCAGAAATTTTTATACCATCAAAATAGGGAAAATTTATTATGCAAATTAAAGAAGGAATCAAAAGATGGctcaaataaatattacaaaaataaaattgatAGCAAATTATTAAAAGTTTTAGatcagaaaaaaaataacgATTCAGATACAAATACGGATAATTATGTTAGTAGTTCTGAATATGATACAGATTCGGATTATGATTATGATTATGATTCTAATTGTGATTCAAAATATAACTCTAATTTTGATTCAAAGTCTGATAATATATCAGGaagtgataataatatgtcAACAACTACATATGTTGATAgtgatgaaaatattaatatagaTATGTATGAACAAATACCACAAAAATTTGAATATATGGAATTAAAAGAGACATCCTTTTTATCCTTTCTTGCTTCTTTGACTCCTTTTTCAGATCATAATCAAAGTCCTCGTAATATTTATCAGTGCCAAATGTTGAAACAAACTATGGGAATACAAAGtttaaataatgtatatacattcacaaataaaatatatcgAATGATAACTCCTCAGGTACCATTAGTTGTAACAAGAGATTATGAATTTTATGGAGTGGATAATTTTCCTAGTGGTACGAATGCCGTAGTGGCTATATTAGCTTATACAGGATACGATATGGAAGATGCgttaataataaataaagcTAGTGCAGATAGAGGTATATTTAgaacacatatatataaaactGAATTTATTGATTTACAAAAAGTTGGAGAATCTAGTAATTTTGTGTTtggaaataatataagatatttaaataataataaaaataataataagaatatgGCTTACGAAAATAAAGgaaaatttttaaataaagatgGGTTACCTTGTGTACAACAAAAGATAACAGAGGGTAGTCcattatattcatatattaataaaagCAATGAATTAACTACTTATGAATCTTTTAGGAACCATGGAGAATATTACGTAGACTTTGTAAGTATAGGAAAAAATAGTTCAAATCAAGTAGCAGTTGTTAAATTAAGATCAACAAGACAACCACAAGTTGGTGATAAATTTGCATCGAGACATGGACAAAAGGGAGTTGTCTCTCGATTATTTCCTCAAGAAGATATGCCATTTGCTGAAAGTGGTATTGTTCctgatattattttcaatcCTCATGGTATTCCATCTCGTATGACTATAGGTATGCTTATCGAGAGTATTTGTGGAAAAGCTGCATCTTTATATGGAAAAAGAATAGATGCTACTCCATTTAGAAAATATACGCAACAAAAAAGTTTTAACAATCCATGGATTGACAATTGTGGTATCAAAGGTTTCTTGgaaaaaaatgatacaTTAAAATCTGACTTGGATCCATGTCAGGAggaaaaagataaaaaaaaaaaaaaaaataataataataataagataaaaaataataaatataataactCTAATGATAGTGATGACAATACTAACAATTGTAATGATAAACGtgatgaagaagaaaaaaaaggtaCTATAACttatgatgaaaaaattgATTATTTCGctaaattattattaaacaaaggatatgattattatggaactgaattattatatagtGGTATATATGGGGTTCCATTACAGgcacatatatttattggtgtaatttattatcaaaGGTTAAGACATATGGCTTATGATAAAGCTCAAGTAAGAAGAACAGGACCAGTGTGTAACTTAACTCACCAACCCTTGAAaggaaaaagaaaacatGGTGGTATAAGAGTAGGAGAAATGGAAAGAGACGGTATAATATCACATGGTTGTAGTTTTGTAATTAATGAAAGATTTTTAATGAGTTCTGATGGACATGAATGTTTTGTTTGCCCTAAATGCGGACTTATTTTATCACCAATAATGCAATTTAATACAACTGGAAAAATAATGAAAGGAAGATCTATTGGAGGAAGAAGTAAAATGGCTGTATGCAAATCTTGTGATGTTTCTTGTaaaattgttattattCCATATGTTATACgatatttattaaatgaacTCATTTGTTTAAATGTTACCATAAGGTTGAATATGAAATCAGTGGAAAATGTTTTTgatatgaaataa